One Branchiostoma lanceolatum isolate klBraLanc5 chromosome 18, klBraLanc5.hap2, whole genome shotgun sequence DNA window includes the following coding sequences:
- the LOC136424649 gene encoding uncharacterized protein — translation MQGNDPAARIATLKFWFSENEFSSTHEPLVQLEQRSDSEVAAMLWDDVTFPPDYVTFPLLRTRFVSMQIIAMHTGDITQAGITELEIYSVPQEHETLCPPGWIPKGFSCYFVSFEASTEASDQVCSRLQPLPGVVPRLAELTSDEERSFLSRHATNVMEKSTVGAGLGIVQVQDYCLQTGQDSITPCPVSRPYICEFNYKYDALPRSCREALDRARILGEYPHHGIYQIRVKNRVLRVHCDMYRDGGGWTLLVTATTRERWEGHVTERHVGYPSVSHDYSILGFGDMIKDSFPGKKFHYRIEAGPNRHWGGVWEAPKNYSLVHGNPHQTDVNILRRYGPWTHGTGSLGHRVPWVPNSPASPALLTTSSLADENIPWGTLVAREPRTEDKNITNMIADELSTQDISVRYWIREEADLDELNCQTGYGRWGNGEVCYKWINSRAAYGAKCTSHAWPRSKQQQVGLQ, via the exons ATGCAAGGAAACGACCCGGCCGCCAGGATCGCGACATTGAAATTCTGGTTCTCTGAGAACGAATTTAGCTCAACTCAT GAACCATTAGTGCAACTTGAACAAAGAAGTGACAGCGAGGTGGCCGCCATGTTGTGGGATGACGTCACATTTCCACCAGATTACGTCACATTTCCCCTGCTTAGAACGCGGTTCGTTTCGATGCAGATTATAGCCATGCATACGGGAGACATCACTCAAGCCGGGATTACTGAGTTAGAAATTTATAGTGTACCACAGGAGCATGAAA CTCTTTGTCCTCCTGGGTGGATTCCCAAAGGCTTCTCTTGTTACTTCGTCAGCTTCGAAGCGAGTACTGAAGCCTCAGATCAGGTGTGTTCCAGACTCCAACCTTTACCCGGAGTGGTCCCTCGTCTTGCTGAACTTACCTCTGACGAAGAGAGGTCGTTCTTATCCCGTCATGCGACAAACGTCATGGAAAAGTCGACTGTCGGAGCG GGCCTGGGAATAGTGCAAGTTCAAGATTACTGCTTACAAACAGGACAAGACTCTATCACACCGTGTCCCGTTTCTAGACCATACATTTGTGAGTTCAACTACAAAT ACGACGCCTTACCAAGGTCCTGCCGTGAGGCTCTGGACAGAGCTCGTATACTCGGCGAGTATCCTCATCACGGAATCTACCAGATAAGGGTCAAGAACAGAGTTCTGCGCGTGCACTGCGACATGTACAGAGACGGGGGAGGTTGGACACTTCTCGTAACAGCCACTACGAGGGAACGCTGGGAAGGTCACGTGACGGAACGCCATGTTGGATATCCCTCAGTCAGCCATGACTATTCCATCCTTGGTTTCGGTGACATGATCAAGGACTCGTTCCCTGGGAAGAAGTTTCAC TACCGTATCGAGGCCGGACCAAACAGGCATTGGGGAGGTGTGTGGGAGGCGCCGAAGAACTACTCTTTAGTCCACGGTAATCCCCATCAGACTGATGTAAACATCCTCAGGCGTTACGGGCCCTGGACGCACGGGACTGGGTCACTCGGGCACAGGGTGCCATGGGTTCCAAACTCTCCC GCCTCCCCTGCCCTGTTGACCACATCGAGCCTGGCCGATGAAAACATACCCTGGGGAACCTTGGTGGCAAGGGAACCTCGGACAGAAGATAAGAACATCACAAACATGATAGCAGATGAGCTGTCCACACAAGACATTAGCGTCCGGTACTGGATAAGAGAAGAGGCTGATCTAG atgaattgaattgccagaCGGGTTATGGTAGATGGGGAAATGGGGAGGTTTGCTATAAATGGATAAACTCGAGGGCAGCATATGGTGCGAAGTGCACCTCCCACGCCTGGCCAAGGTCAAAGCAACAGCAGGTAGGACTCCAATGA